CGTTTTTGACTGGGTTGCCTTGTTCATCGAGCAATTCCAGTTGTACCCAGTTTTTCCCTGGTTGAAAACCTGTTAAATAAATTGGTTGCCACCGATCGATGATGAAGCTTTCGCCGTTGATGGTACAACGAATCCGCCAATCTGAAATATTGTCTTGAGGATCTTCTTGTGCTACCAGATGCAGTGGAGCGTTGGTGAGGTAGAAGTCCAGCATGATTGGCTCTGCCCCGTAACTGGCTTGAGGACGACTGTAGGTTAACAGTGGCTCAGCCGGGTCGGGGTTATTGTCATCTGTCTTAGTAAATATATGGAATGTAGTTTGGGCATAAGCTCCCTCATTCTTGAAACTTTCGTGCCAAGGACGAGAGGCAAAAACCCTGAGTGTGTGAGTACCGGGGGCTAAATCTTTATAAATTAAAGGCTCGTTGGGGTCATAAATTCCCTGGTAGGGTTGGTTGTCCAGGAAGACTTGCAGATGGGGGCCAAGACCTAGTTCTGGATTTTTGAAGATCGGCAAGTCTTGAACCTGGAATCGCACTGTGACAGTGTTATCGTTTAATACCTCGTTGGGTTGAGGACTGACAATACTTACCTGGGGCTGGTAAGTTTCCAATGCCTGACGCAGCTCTTGAATGACTTGAGGCGGAGACACTTCGGCAATTTTCGGTGCGTTTTGGTTTGGTGCGGTATTTAAGTTCCCAGGTGTCCCTGATGTGGATGTGCGACCGCCACAGCCCGTCAAACTCAAAACAAGTATTCCCGCTATTAAGAATGATGTGACTAGCGCTTTTCCAGCCCTTTGCTGCCAGTTTGTATCAAGCACGCTACAAAGCTCCTAAACAAGCTATACATATGGGACGGTTTTATATAAGTTATTTTTTACCTTTATGGCTCTGGATAAAAGCCGACCCTACAAGCCGTCCATAGGAGACTATAGCCCAAAAGGCTCAAACACTTCTAATTATTAGCTTCGGCTCCCCTATTTGACGCTTAATGTTAACTAATTATTGAGTTTTATTAACTAAATCGAAATACCTCTTGACTTTTTAACCAATAGTTATAGGGTAAAAGCTAGTGTATGTCTTCGCTCTAGCCAATTTGAATTATTGTTAAGTGCTGACAAACAGGTTGGGAAGCAAGTCCTATAATTCAACAGAAGGAACTACCGCAGGCAATTAAAGCGGCCCCAAAAGCTTGTAAGAGTTGGCAGTCGTCTTAATTGCAAGTAAAGCGGAGCTCCTCAGTTTACAATCCTCAAGAGTGAGTTCAGACGAGTCAATGCTCGTGCCTTGTAAAAAGAGAGGAGAGTCTTCATGGCTGTAAGTCCTCCGGAGCGGGAAGCAAAGGCAAGGGTTGTAGTCGATAAAGATCCGGTTCCCACTACGTTTGAAAAGTGGGCTCAGCCTGGACATTTCGATCGCACTCTGGCCAGAGGTCCAAAAACCACAACCTGGATTTGGAATCTCCATGCGAACGCCCATGATTTCGATACCCATACCAGTGACCTAGAAGATATATCGCGTAAGATTTTCAGCGCACACTTCGGTCACTTGGCTGTCATTTTTGTCTGGTTGAGCGGCATGTATTTTCATGGCGCTCGCTTCTCGAACTACGAAGCTTGGCTTGCTAACCCAACGGGCATTAAACCGAGTGCCCAGGTTGTGTGGCCGATCGTAGGTCAAGGAATTCTTAATGCTGATGTAGGTGGCGGCTTCCACGGAATTCAGATCACTTCGGGTCTGTTCTATATGTGGCGTGCCGCAGGCTTCACGAATACCTTCCAACTGTATTGCACGGCGATCGGTGGACTGGTAATGGCAGCTCTGATGCTGTTCGCCGGTTGGTTCCACTATCACAAGCGGGCTCCCAAATTGGAATGGTTCCAAAACGTGGAGTCGATGATGAACCACCACCTGGCTGGGTTGCTAGGCTGCGGTTCTCTGGGGTGGGCAGGTCACCAAATCCACGTATCGTTGCCGACAAACCAGCTACTTGATTCTGGTGTGGCTCCGGGAGATATTCCTTTGCCCCACGAGTTCATCTTGAACCGTGACTTGATCGCGCAGATTTATCCCAGTTTCAAACAAGGCTTAGTGCCTTTCTTTACCCTGAACTGGGGTCAGTATGCCGACTTCCTCACTTTCAAGGGCGGATTGAACCCAGTAACCGGTAGCTTGTGGTTGACAGATACAGCACACCACCACCTGGCAATCGCAGTACTGTTCATTATTGCCGGACACTTCTACCGGACGAACTGGGGTATCGGTCACAGCTTTAAGGAAGTTCTAGAAGCTCATAAAGGTCCCTTCACCGGCGAAGGCCACAAGGGAATGTATGAAGTATTCACAACTTCCTGGCACGCTCAGCTGTCTTGGAACCTCCAGTGGATGGGTTCTCTATCCATCATCGTGGCGCACCATATGTACGCCATGCCACCCTATCCTTACCAAGCGATAGACTACGCGACTCAGCTGTCCCTGTTCACACACCATATGTGGATTGGAGGCTTCCTAATCGTGGGAGCAGCAGCTCACGCAGCAATCTTCATGGTGCGGGACTACGATCCGGTAGTACACCAAAACAACTTGCTCGATCGCGTTCTCCGTCACCGCGACGCCATCATTTCTCACCTGAACTGGGTGTGTATGTTCTTGGGCTTCCACAGCTTCGGCTTGTACGTCCATAACGACACGATGCGTGCTTTCGGTCGCCCCCAAGATATGTTCTCGGATACGGCGATCCAGTTACAGCCCGTATTTGCTCAGTGGGTACAAAATATTCACACTTTGGCTCCGGGCGCTACAGCTCCCAATGCGCTTCAGCCTGTAAGCTATGCCTTTGGGGGCGGGATTGTGGCTGTAGGCGGTAAGGTGGCAATGATGCCGATCGCGCTGGGAACGGCGGACTTCTTAGTTCACCACATCCACGCTTTCACCATCCACGTTACCGTTCTGATCCTGCTCAAGGGCGTTCTGTTCGCCCGCAGCTCTCGTCTGATTCCAGACAAGGCTAATTTGGGTTTCCGCTTCCCTTGTGATGGCCCCGGTCGCGGCGGTACTTGCCAAGTATCCGGTTGGGATCACGTATTCTTGGGTCTGTTCTGGATGTACAACAGCATCTCGGTAGTACTTTTCCACTTCAGCTGGAAAATGCAATCCGATGTATGGGGTACTATTGACCCAGATGGCACCGTATCTCACATTGCAGGTGGTAACTTTGCCCAAAGTGCGCTGACGATCAACGGTTGGTTGCGCGATTTCTTGTGGGCTCAAGCTTCTCAGGTAATTCAGTCCTACGGCACGGCTCTGTCTGCCTACGGTCTGATCTTCTTGGGCGCTCACTTCGTCTGGGCATTCAGCTTGATGTTCTTGTTCAGCGGTCGCGGCTACTGGCAAGAGTTGATCGAATCGATTGTGTGGGCGCACAATAAGCTGAAAGTGGCTCCATCCATTCAGCCTCGCGCCCTGAGCATCGTTCAAGGTCGGGCTGTGGGGGTGGCTCACTACCTCCTGGGAGGAATCGCAACCACATGGGCGTTCTTCCTAGCTCGCACACTTTCACTGGGCTAGATAGTTCATGTTCGCGATTCATTGTTCCCAGTTCGTTGAAACGAACAAACAATAACGAACAAGGAGCAATGAATGGCGAACAATGAACAATAACTGAGGAAATGCGAGAAGGACTTAAAGATGGCGACTAAATTCCCAAAATTTAGCCAGGATCTCGCGCAAGACCCGACAACACGTCGGATTTGGTACGGGATAGCCACGGCCCACGACTTTGAAAGCCACGATGGCATGACAGAAGAGAATCTTTACCAAAAGATCTTCGCTTCCCACTTCGGCCACGTAGCAATCATCTTCCTGTGGACTTCCGGCAACCTGTTCCACGTAGCCTGGCAAGGTAACTTTGAACAGTGGATCAAAGACCCGCTAAATGTTCGTCCCATAGCACACGCGATCTGGGATCCGCAATTTGGCGCACCGGCAGTAGAAGCTTTCACCCAAGGTGGGGCTAACTATCCGGTAAACATTTCCTACTCCGGTGTGTATCAGTGG
The genomic region above belongs to Aerosakkonema funiforme FACHB-1375 and contains:
- the psaA gene encoding photosystem I core protein PsaA, encoding MAVSPPEREAKARVVVDKDPVPTTFEKWAQPGHFDRTLARGPKTTTWIWNLHANAHDFDTHTSDLEDISRKIFSAHFGHLAVIFVWLSGMYFHGARFSNYEAWLANPTGIKPSAQVVWPIVGQGILNADVGGGFHGIQITSGLFYMWRAAGFTNTFQLYCTAIGGLVMAALMLFAGWFHYHKRAPKLEWFQNVESMMNHHLAGLLGCGSLGWAGHQIHVSLPTNQLLDSGVAPGDIPLPHEFILNRDLIAQIYPSFKQGLVPFFTLNWGQYADFLTFKGGLNPVTGSLWLTDTAHHHLAIAVLFIIAGHFYRTNWGIGHSFKEVLEAHKGPFTGEGHKGMYEVFTTSWHAQLSWNLQWMGSLSIIVAHHMYAMPPYPYQAIDYATQLSLFTHHMWIGGFLIVGAAAHAAIFMVRDYDPVVHQNNLLDRVLRHRDAIISHLNWVCMFLGFHSFGLYVHNDTMRAFGRPQDMFSDTAIQLQPVFAQWVQNIHTLAPGATAPNALQPVSYAFGGGIVAVGGKVAMMPIALGTADFLVHHIHAFTIHVTVLILLKGVLFARSSRLIPDKANLGFRFPCDGPGRGGTCQVSGWDHVFLGLFWMYNSISVVLFHFSWKMQSDVWGTIDPDGTVSHIAGGNFAQSALTINGWLRDFLWAQASQVIQSYGTALSAYGLIFLGAHFVWAFSLMFLFSGRGYWQELIESIVWAHNKLKVAPSIQPRALSIVQGRAVGVAHYLLGGIATTWAFFLARTLSLG